The nucleotide sequence GGTAGCCGGGCAGGGGCGGCTGCAGCTTGGACGGGCGGCCGGTGCGCAGGTTGACGAAGGCCTGCTGCATCGAGGTTGCCAGCACCGCGGCCTCCTGGTCCGTCTCGGCCGCGAACACGTTGAAGCCCAGCATCACGTGCGGCTTGTCCAGCTGCTCGGACGGCTTGAAGGTCGCGCGGTAGAGCGCGATGGCCTGCATCATCTGCGCCGGCGCGAAATGCGAGGCGAAGGCATAGGGCAGGCCCAGCATCGCCGCCAGCTGGGCGCCGAACAGGCTGGAGCCCAGGATCCAGACCGGCACCTTGAGGCCCCGGCCCGGCACCGCGCGCACCGCCTGCTGCGGCTCGTCGGACAGGAAGTCCATCAGCTCCACCACGTCCTGGGGGAAGGCGTCCGGGTCGGAAACGAGGTCCCGGCGCAAGGCCCGGGCGGTCGCCGGGTCGGAGCCCGGGGCGCGGCCCAGGCCCAGGTCGATCCGGCCGGGATACAGCGACTCCAGCGTGCCGAACTGCTCGGCGATCACCAGCGGCGAGTGGTTGGGCAGCATGATGCCGCCCGCGCCGACGCGGATGCTGCGCGTGCCGCCGGCCACGTGCCCGATCAGCACGGCGGTGGCGGCGCTGGCGATGCCCGGCATGCCATGGTGCTCGGCCAGCCAGAAGC is from Ramlibacter tataouinensis TTB310 and encodes:
- a CDS encoding LLM class flavin-dependent oxidoreductase yields the protein MPTPLSVLDLAPIAEGSDAARSFRNSLELAQLAERLGYRRFWLAEHHGMPGIASAATAVLIGHVAGGTRSIRVGAGGIMLPNHSPLVIAEQFGTLESLYPGRIDLGLGRAPGSDPATARALRRDLVSDPDAFPQDVVELMDFLSDEPQQAVRAVPGRGLKVPVWILGSSLFGAQLAAMLGLPYAFASHFAPAQMMQAIALYRATFKPSEQLDKPHVMLGFNVFAAETDQEAAVLATSMQQAFVNLRTGRPSKLQPPLPGYLETLPAPARAMLDEVLACSAIGSPATVRQGLQDFIARTGADELMITSQIFDHQARLRSYELTIWD